The region TCTCTTGATGCGCTCGACGCAAAACTGTACCCGGGCGCTCCGGACACCTTTCTGGGGGACGTGACGATGCAGCTGGTCGATTTCTATTATGATACCGGTAAACTTTTATCGGGAACAATAACGTCAGTCGATGTGTCAGTTGCTATATGCCTGCGGCTCCAGGCCTTCGTCCGGCCTTTGCCCGCTGTTCCTGGTCAAACCTCGAACTACCGGCCCTATTATTTGGAGCCTCAGTCAGTCTGGTCTACAAACTTCCATCATATTTCCTAGCACCTGCGATTAGGTCACTGAAGGGCAACTTGAATTGGCGGCAACCTCGCTGTCTCGCAAGACGGTCGCAGTTGAAGGGATGGCAAAGTATTGACGGATCCGGCGATTTGGTGAAGACTTTCGTTCGCCCGACAGTACCTTATTTTTCGAATCCAGAACTTCCTGTTTAGCACGGTCGCTTTTTCCGGTGCTCAATCTTATCATCGCTTTACATTTAAAATTTCCACTCAGAAGTGACCGCTATCACGGCCGGGCTTCCATTCCGGCTATCGGTTCCCTGGAGATTCCTTCCACTTCTaactgttgttgttgttgttcaAATCACATCGGCCCCATTTTGTTTCAGTCCAGCCTGTGCCTTGATTCTCGTCCTCAAATCTACTCACAGCTGAGCTTATTTAGCTAACTGCGGTTGTCGCGTCCAGGAGTCAAGTACTCTTTCACCAAGTGCTCAACGAACGTACGACACGCTCCTTGACGACCTCAACGAATTACCCGGCCATTTACGCGTCAAAAAGTTTCCCTGGGATTTCTGTTTCTCATTTAAAACTTAAGGTATGCGAGGTCTCTATTCATATTCTGAACGCGCGAATAACACAGTAGGCTAAGCTAACACTGAATTTGCAGCCAGCTCTATCAATCGTATTTTTACCGACGTCCGAAACCAACTCAAAATGTCCTTTCAGAACTTCGATTCTTTCCAAAACCAGCACCCAGCGGCTGACGCAGCCGCTACGGCTCCGGGCGCTCCAGCTACCGCTGACACTACCATGACTGGACAGGCAGACCCTTCGACCGCCCCATTCCAGGGTCCAGCCCCGGGTGAGGGtgctcctgctgttgctcaGCAGGGAAACGAGGGCAAAACCACTCTTTGGTATGTGCAAACACAGCAGCTCTTTCATGCTTGGTTTCAAGCGCATCTCTTTCTGTTCGTACGATGACCTAACTAATATTCGATGTAGGATGGGCGAGCTTGAGCCTTGGATCGACGAGAACTTCGTCCGCAATCTTTGGTTCCAGATGGGCGAGCAGGTCAATGTGAAGATGATCCGTGACAAGTTCTCTGGGTGAGTACATTACAGCGCATTTGGACACTGAGAGCGACGATCCTAATGTTGGTAGTAGGAGCAATGCCGGTTACTGTTTCGTTGATTTTGCCAGCCCCGCCGCTGCAGCCAAGGCTCTGTCTCTGAACGGCACCCCAATGCCGAACACTAACCGTCTCTTCAAACTGAACTGGGCCACTGGTGGTGGTCTTGCTGACCGTAGCCGTGATGACCGTGGCCCTGAGTACTCCATCTTCGTCGGTGACCTGGGCCCCGAGGTTAACGAATATGTCCTCgtttctctcttccagagccgctTCCCGTCCTGCAAGTCCGCCAAAATCATGACTGACCCAATCAGCGGCATGTCGCGCGGTTATGGATTCGTTCGTTTCTCTGATGAGAACGATCAGCAGCGTGCGCTAAGCGAGATGCAAGGGGTTTACTGCGGCAACCGTCCAATGCGCATCTCCACTGCTACCCCGAAGAACAAGGGTCCCGGCGTTGTTCCTGGCGGTATGGGCATGCCCGGTCCTGCTGGCATGTATCCTCCCATGGGTGCTCCCCCAATGGGCTTTTATGGCGCCCCCCAGCCAATGAATCAGTTTACCGACCCCAACAACACGACTGTCTTCGTTGGCGGTCTCTCTGGATACGTCACCGAGGATGAACTCCGCTCATTCTTCCAAGGTTTCGGCGAAATCACCTACGTCAAGATTCCTCCTGGAAAGGGATGCGGTTTCGTCCAATTCGTTCAGCGTCATGCCGCAGAGATGGCCATCAATCAGATGCAGGGCTACCCCATCGGTAATTCACGTGTGCGTTTGAGCTGGGGCCGCTCGCAGAACAACTCTGGCCCTGCTGGCAGTCCTTATCGGCCCGCTCCTCCCCCGCCTCCCATGTAcctccctcctcaacatcagtaCGGCGGCTTCGCCCCTATGAAGGTGAGTGCTTACTGATCTACCTGTGACCGCCGACTTCGCTGAATATCTGCTGACTGATTCACTGCAGTGAAAGTTTAGCGTCTCTTCGGGTGAGATGGAGCAACAGGAGCTCGCTTCGCTTTAAAATATGGGTCTTTCATTTATACAGTTTCAGCTTTGGGACGGTTTTCCTTTATGGTTCTTGATGGACCCCAATCTCCTGTTCTTATGTGCGTGATGTGTGCAGTGCTTCCATCTTTAACATTACCTGAGTTTTTATCGCACCTGCTTCTGCAACCTTTCGAATTTCTCACCTCAATTTCCTTGCCCCTGAAAGCAAATCCGTATGTACTGCCATCTTCCAACATCTTTTCTAGCTGTGTCTACCCCCTTCCAATTCCCTCTTCGAGTTTTCTGCTGTTACATTCAAATCTTAGCTTCATTCCTCGTATGTCTTCAATCTGATGCGCATTGTTCTTGTGCTTTTCTGTACTCCATGGGAAGGCAGTCTGCAAAAAAAGTTTGCTCTGAGGGTGGCATGAAGGTAATAATCGAATTTCTCTTTCAGTTTCGTGATGCTGAATAATGCTTTCTGTTCCTAGATTGCCTGTACACCACTGCCTTGTTCGCATCGTCTGTTCTATGTTATGTTGTTCGGGGTCAGTCTGGATTGCCTGCTCTCGCTATTGCACATGGATCAATGCTTGCGGGTCTTCACTAGCCTGTAACTGCTGGGTTTGACGGCACTATTTTTGTCTGTGCTTGCTTTCGGAGTTCCGGTTGATCGCATACCGTGTGCTGACCTGTCAATGCTGTTGGACGTATGTCGAGCACTTACTGAGCAAAGTGACCATATGAGCTACTTCTTTTTCCATGTCCACTTGAGGCTTTTTGTTACATCTTCGAATATCGGCAACCGTCTTAGTGCCTGTGTCTTTCTTACGGATGATTCCCCTGTTCGATATGCAGAGAGCTCCCTTCGTTGTTTAGCGCCGGCGCCTTCATTTGTGTTTTAAAATCACGATAGCGAGACCGGTATGGCGTCACGCACCGGGTTGTTCTGGGCGTATTGATCTTCTACAAGGGTCAGGTTTTTATCTGTTTCTGTCTTCCCAGTCGGGATCACGTTCTGTTCATAGATAGGGTTCGTCCAACACCAAGCCACAATACAATGCGAGACTGCTTCGCCTACACTTGGTTCTTTACCTACTAGTCAGGCAGGCGCTTTCTGCTCTTCACTGAGGTCCGATTGTGGCAGGAGCTCTCCATCACCCGCTAAACACCGTTCACTATCCCCTGCCACCTCTACCCAACTCAACCACTCTCACTTCGAACCCATCCTTCTTGTCCCTACTCGCAGATGTGGCCGTGTTGTTAACCCTGATATTTTCTACTTTGATTCCAGTCCAAGCTCCAGATTCTTCGTTTCTCATCTTATTACAAACAAAACACCAGCAGCGTTACGCGAACTCGGTCACGATGCGTTACGAAAATTGGGACGTACTTCTATTCCCAGCAAAGTCCAAGGTCCCTGTGCAGGAATTTAAGACGCAATGTTTTGTGACCCGGGACCGAGGGACGTACCATTATTGCTTCCAGATTGCATCTATACTGACATCACATCGGATTTTTTAGAATCCCCTTACCTGCACAACCCTGCCTTCTTTGGGTCGGCGGCCTATTATCAACCGCAAGGAAATCTTGGTTACTTGCCGGTTCTCACCACTTTCATACCAAGTCTCCCCGCAGACAGTCCCTTCCGAGTGTCTATACACAGCTGGGAGCCACCACATGTAAGCCGTTTGATGGAGAGTCTGTTGCAGCCAGATGATACCTCTCTATTTGAGGTCAGAGTCTTCGTGGATGGACTGTGCGTCGCGTAAGTCACCCTTGGCATCAACAAGGTGGATGTCGCACTCAAAaagtcatcgtcgtcatgcAGGGGCAGCGTCTTTCCCCCGCGAACAAACTGGCCACATGTCATTGGTAAGTCGTCCAGTAGGCCTAGACCTCTGCAAGAGAAGACTAGAAGACTAATACTGCGGTATATCAGACTTGAGCTCGCGTAGGTCTCTCTCCCCCATTCCAACCACCTTTTAGTGTTGTAGACTAAACTTTACGTTCACCGAACTCCACAGACGTCGACAAGAACGGCAACCAGGACACCTTACGTTTTCCGCCATTCCACCAGGAGATACTTGAACAGAGGCACTGGGATGCAGGAGACCTCCATGGAAGAATCAGGGTAGTTGTTGCTGAAGGGTTTGCACGCCCGCATCGCAATCCTCCCTTCGAGCGAGTGAAAGAAATCATTGCTTTCGCATTTCAACACGCGCCTCTAAGTGAGTTTTCGAAACAGCTCAATATAAGGAGTACCGGCTCACCTTGACCAGACGTCTTGGAGTACTCCAGTATTGCCTGGCCTAATACATCTATGTGGAGCAAGGAACCGCGCCTTTTCAAATATAACGCAGGAAGCGGAGTGAGTGACCCCAAAGAGGCGGAAGACTCACACGCCCATTCACCGGCTGCTCGGCACGATGAAACCCGGCCACCGGTAGCTCCTATCACCGGACAAATTGGTAATCCACCTGCACTGAACTTCTGGAGAAATAGGAGCTACCAAGGGCCTGTACCACAGTGGCAGGGGAACTATAGGGAGCCTAGATGGGCACCTCCGGAGACCGTCTTTGCCGACCCTTTTATCGATCCTTATGTGCTTGACCCAGCTGCACGACATCGTGGCGCGAGACAGTCTTGGGAGGACATATCTATGCCGGATTATGTCTCTAACTCTAGCGGGAGCCGAGCAATCTCGAGCATGACCGGAATCAGCTACGAACATAGCAAACATCCAAGCCTTGTTGCCCCAATCGGTGATGACGCGTACAGCCAGTTGATTCAGGCTCTCAGCCCTACGAAGCAGCCCACATGCAGTACTCAGCCTCCGACGACAGCCTCCGCCACTGCCGCCATACCTATGGGAACTAAGCTttcggcagcagcagaagcacgCTCCGCATCCCACCGCAAAAGTGGAAATAGTCGTGCCTCAGCCAACATCCTAGAGGATATGTCGTGTTCGAACTCCCGCGATGTATCCGGTTCAACAACCGCGGCATCGAACACCATGCCACCTGACCCTTCTGCTGAACAGGGAGCGGCAGCCAAGCTCCACGCCAGCCCTAGTGGGCCTATTAAGAGCAGGAAAGAAGGGATTTCTCTAGAGAATAAGGAGaatgaagcagaaaaggctTGTAGAGACAGTGATAAAGCACGCCAAACACCTTCCAAACTCAACGTGCTGACCAATAGCGGCGTTGAAACCCCGACTGATGGCAGAAAGAGGCGCTCGGTCAATTCCAGTCGAGACGACTGTCTCATCATTAACAAGAAGGAGCCAGTGCTTCTCTCACCAACTCTTCTCTCGCCCACTCAAGATCTCTCCAGGATTAAAGACAGCGTTCATAAAGACGGCTTCGATCGTTTTCTTGATTCCCAATCGACACTTGTCAGTCCCACTGCGGAGGTTGACGAAGTCGAGTGAGAAGCCAACGAGACACCTATCTTTACAAGCATTGATTTGGCAATATGACTATGTTGCCGACCATCTTCATTGCCTGGTTACTGCAGATTCCCAGGTGGGATCACCGTTGCAATTCTGTGAAAAATCAGGGGCGCCAGCTTTGCATTGTTGTACTATTCTTTCTATTGAGCCATCCAATCAGTCATTACTACTTGCTTTAATCGTTTGTTCTAAACATTCGCAATTAATTGCTTCAGTAGAAGAGCGTTTGCAGCACCCTGCCTACTCGGGAAGGAGCAGTGTTACCAACTACGACAACAGCAAGCAACACATTCAAGTCCAGCTTGCCACTCTCTCTCATTCGTCTCCACCTTTCTCTTCGATACCCTGTTGCTCATCGCTTTATCTTCCCAGCCCTTGCCCATTCTGCCAGCGGTGTCGCTACTTTTATCTACTTGCTCTTTTAAAGCCTGCCATAGGTTTCAACACTGCAATTGATCATGAACAGCCAGCAGACAGAACAGCCAGAATTCGGTGTTATCTCGTATCCTCCTTCATCATATTATAGTCTGCGATCGAAGTCGACGGAAAATCTCGATTTGTCAACTTACCCTGCACCATATCAAGGAATAACCCCATGGATTAGTTACAATAACCCCTCCTATCCGTATACCAATTCGGCTACGCTTGTGCCTGCTACCGTCTATTCTACTACTATGTCAACTTACATAGACCCTCTTGATTCGCATCTCTCAACTACGATCACGCCCGCTACGTCCAGCCCGTTCCTTCGAACTCCCAATCCTCTTCTCAACTTCACCAACCGTGTTGAGCCGCCGAGAGACGGAATCTCCTTCAAGGTGGGAGGACAAAACCAGCACGAGGTGAATGACTTTCTTACAGAGCTGTCGCGCCCTTGGGCCGCGTGTGAAGCGGAGGAGCAACGCCAGATGGAGGCAAACAGCTTCTCTAAGGCGCTACCACGGCCTGGGGCTGCGGACTGAGCATTTAAAGAGGAAAGTAATGGGAACCAGGTACGGCTGAGCGATGTTAGCCGCATTCATTAAAATGATTTCAGTTCGGAGCTTCGCGAAGTTGTTGTAACTGACAATTTTGGTAGAATTCGAGAGCTAATGCTTCTCGAGGATTACCTGTTACTCTTCATTACTTGAGTGTTGATTCGGTCAGCGAGTCTGATATACTATACTATTTCGGCATATTAGCAATAAAggcgcttctgcttcctAGGTTCCAATTCACAAAACGCCGAAAGAATAGGTATTGGGGAGTGAAAATAACGATCTACGGGATGACATTCATCCAGTCTCATGTATACTAATCTCGAAAAAAATGCGAAGGTTCCCGTATGCAAGGAggctttgaagaagctgaaagttGAATTCCCAAACTGGGTCGTGCCCGAAGGACCTAGGGATTCACTTGTGTCATCTGGTTGGGATTGGGTGAAACTTTGCAGGGTATGATAACATTCTCATT is a window of Aspergillus nidulans FGSC A4 chromosome VI DNA encoding:
- a CDS encoding RNA-binding protein rrmA (transcript_id=CADANIAT00009524), with product MSFQNFDSFQNQHPAADAAATAPGAPATADTTMTGQADPSTAPFQGPAPGEGAPAVAQQGNEGKTTLWMGELEPWIDENFVRNLWFQMGEQVNVKMIRDKFSGRSNAGYCFVDFASPAAAAKALSLNGTPMPNTNRLFKLNWATGGGLADRSRDDRGPEYSIFVGDLGPEVNEYVLVSLFQSRFPSCKSAKIMTDPISGMSRGYGFVRFSDENDQQRALSEMQGVYCGNRPMRISTATPKNKGPGVVPGGMGMPGPAGMYPPMGAPPMGFYGAPQPMNQFTDPNNTTVFVGGLSGYVTEDELRSFFQGFGEITYVKIPPGKGCGFVQFVQRHAAEMAINQMQGYPIGNSRVRLSWGRSQNNSGPAGSPYRPAPPPPPMYLPPQHQYGGFAPMK
- a CDS encoding uncharacterized protein (transcript_id=CADANIAT00009525); the encoded protein is MFCDPGPRDVPLLLPDCIYTDITSDFLESPYLHNPAFFGSAAYYQPQGNLGYLPVLTTFIPSLPADSPFRVSIHSWEPPHSLRGWTVRRSSSSCRGSVFPPRTNWPHVIDLSSHVDKNGNQDTLRFPPFHQEILEQRHWDAGDLHGRIRVVVAEGFARPHRNPPFERVKEIIAFAFQHAPLNVLEYSSIAWPNTSMWSKEPRLFKYNAGSGVSDPKEAEDSHAHSPAARHDETRPPVAPITGQIGNPPALNFWRNRSYQGPVPQWQGNYREPRWAPPETVFADPFIDPYVLDPAARHRGARQSWEDISMPDYVSNSSGSRAISSMTGISYEHSKHPSLVAPIGDDAYSQLIQALSPTKQPTCSTQPPTTASATAAIPMGTKLSAAAEARSASHRKSGNSRASANILEDMSCSNSRDVSGSTTAASNTMPPDPSAEQGAAAKLHASPSGPIKSRKEGISLENKENEAEKACRDSDKARQTPSKLNVLTNSGVETPTDGRKRRSVNSSRDDCLIINKKEPVLLSPTLLSPTQDLSRIKDSVHKDGFDRFLDSQSTLVSPTAEVDEVE